One window of the Thamnophis elegans isolate rThaEle1 chromosome 6, rThaEle1.pri, whole genome shotgun sequence genome contains the following:
- the SERTM1 gene encoding serine-rich and transmembrane domain-containing protein 1 has product MSELNSTSGLIANIENGTFLELYPTSLSTSMDSPSNRMSNVYVYVSIFLSLLAFLLLLLIIALQRLKNIISSSSSYPEYTSDAGSSFTNLEVCSISSQRSAFSNLSS; this is encoded by the coding sequence atgtcagaaCTCAACTCCACATCTGGATTGATAGCAAATATTGAAAATGGAACTTTTTTAGAGCTGTACCCCACCTCCCTCTCAACATCCATGGATTCACCTTCCAATCGAATGTCAAACGTCTATGTTTATGTTTCAATCTTCCTTAGCCTCCTggcattccttcttttgctgttaatTATTGCACTTCAGAGATTGAAAAACATCATCTCCTCTAGCTCCTCCTATCCAGAATACACCAGTGATGCTGGCAGTTCCTTTACAAATTTAGAAGTCTGTAGCATTTCTTCCCAGAGATCAGCTTTTTCAAACCTTTCATCCTGA